Proteins from a genomic interval of Trichoderma breve strain T069 chromosome 2, whole genome shotgun sequence:
- a CDS encoding CFEM domain-containing protein — MKFSITFITLISTVLGQLGNIPSCAVNCIEQSVVKVTGCGSTDVDCACPHFDDIENDAIPCVISSQGCGPDANHDQIVAAAQALCAGHE, encoded by the exons ATGAAATTCTCTATCACCTTTATCACCCTCATCTCTACAGTTCTCGGCCAACTGGGCAATATTCCGTCTTGTGCAGTCAATTGCATCGAACAGTCGGTAGTCAAAGTTACTGGTTGTGGTTCAACAGACGTCGACTGTGCCTGCCCACACTTTGATGATATTGAAAATGACGCCATTCCTTGTGTCATCAGTTCCCAAGGCTGTGGCCCTGATGCAAACCATG ACCAAatcgttgctgctgctcaggcCCTTTGTGCGGGCCATGAATGA